A single Lactuca sativa cultivar Salinas chromosome 8, Lsat_Salinas_v11, whole genome shotgun sequence DNA region contains:
- the LOC111893708 gene encoding putative lysine-specific demethylase JMJ16 — protein sequence MMKRKRDVMPAPPGFVSVTSFTLTKRNDVEIQNDIKPEPIGKLQKSLKQRPWILHDQLINKKPDRTHQTTNVSFENTLPKGVIRGCSMCNNCQKVTSSWRQEESCRPVLEYAPAFHPTEVEFKDVLEYIAKIRPKAEEYGICRIIPPDSWKPPSLLNGNKWESSRFSTHIHQIDELKDLHSKRKLHEMIEQAEGKNGSDGFEFESGPEFTLRGFKAYAAHFKGQYFKKKDIFTDYRTRPWENVEGEYWRIVQNPTEQIQVLSGHNLDTKVIGSGFPLPLPSSLDTHEDQNQSEYAKSPWNLNNTSKLPGSLLAFDYDNSTLSTPRLDIGMCFSSLCWKVEEHNLYTISYMHQGASRTWYGIPSKYRQNFESLLKKTFPELSGKPELFHKLVTQLSPSTLKSEGIPVYRCLQHPKQFVIIFPGAFYSGFDSGFSVSEKVNLAPVDWLPYGQLSVEIYSELHRKTLISYDKVLIEGARDAIKTRMPGDSNACGKDGWFTRALKSLVKREGFKRELLCNASQSRTMEEGFSCLVKQECIVCFSDLYLSATGCACSPEKYSCLEHSKQLCTCPWSSRLFFFRNDIRDLNRIIEALEGK from the exons ATGATGAAAAGGAAAAGGGATGTGATGCCAGCTCCACCAGGTTTTGTATCTGTCACATCTTTTACACTCACAAAAAGGAACGATGTGGAAATTCAAAATGACATTAAACCAGAGCCCATTGGAAAGCTTCAAAAGTCTCTCAAGCAAAGGCCTTGGATACTTCATGACCAACTCATCAACAAAAAGCCAGATAGAACACATCAAACTACA aATGTATCTTTCGAAAATACCCTTCCAAAAGGAGTGATTCGTGGGTGTTCAATGTGCAATAATTGCCAAAAG GTTACTTCAAGTTGGCGTCAAGAAGAGTCATGCAGACCTGTATTAGAATATGCTCCAGCATTTCACCCCACCGAAGTG GAATTTAAAGATGTTCTTGAATATATTGCGAAAATACGCCCGAAAGCTGAGGAATACGGAATTTGCAGGATCATTCCTCCTGATTCATGGAAACCACCATCTCTTTTAAATGGAAATAAATGGGAATCATCTAGATTCTCTACCCATATTCACCAGATTGATGAACTTAAAGATCTGCATTCAAAGAGAAAACTTCATGAAATGATTGAGCAAGCAGAAGGAAAAAATGGATCTGATGGTTTTGAATTTGAATCTGGTCCTGAATTCACACTGAGGGGATTTAAGGCATATGCAGCGCATTTCAAAGGtcaatattttaaaaagaaagaCATTTTTACCGATTATAGGACTCGTCCTTGGGAAAATGTTGAAGGGGAATATTGGCGAATTGTTCAGAACCCAACTGAGCAAATTCAG GTACTGTCTGGTCATAATCTGGACACAAAAGTAATTGGCAGCGGGTTCCCTTTACCATTACCATCATCACTTGACACTCATGAGGATCAAAATCAAAGTGAATACGCTAAATCACCCTGGAACTTAAATAATACCTCAAAGCTGCCTGGATCTCTTCTTGCTTTTGATTATGACAATTCTACCCTTTCAACCCCACGCCTGGATATCGGAATGTGCTTTTCCTCCCTTTGTTGG AAAGTTGAAGAGCACAACTTGTATACTATCAGTTACATGCACCAAGGTGCCTCAAGAACCTGGTATGGCATTCCCAGTAAATATCGCCAAAACTTTGAATCATTACTGAAGAAAACCTTCCCGGAGTTATCAGGAAAACCCGAATTGTTCCATAAGCTA GTCACTCAGCTTTCACCCTCTACCCTAAAATCAGAGGGTATACCCGTCTACCGCTGTCTACAGCATCCAAAACAGTTTGTAATCATCTTTCCAGGTGCATTCTATTCCGGATTTGATTCGGGATTCAGTGTTTCCGAGAAAGTCAACCTTGCACCCGTTGACTGGTTGCCATATGGACAGCTGTCAGTTGAAATTTACAGCGAGTTGCATAGAAAAACATTAATCTCATATGATAAAGTGTTAATCGAGGGGGCCCGCGATGCCATCAAAACACGGATGCCAGGGGATTCAAATGCATGTGGAAAGGATGGTTGGTTTACAAGAGCTCTTAAG TCGCTGGTCAAGCGCGAAGGCTTCAAGAGGGAGTTGTTATGCAATGCATCACAGTCACGTACGATGGAAGAAGGTTTTAGTTGTTTGGTGAAACAGGAATGCATTGTGTGCTTTAGTGACTTGTACCTTTCAGCTACTGGTTGTGCATGCTCACCTGAGAAGTACTCCTGTCTTGAACATTCAAAGCAGCTGTGTACATGTCCATGGAGTTCAAGGTTGTTTTTTTTTCGCAATGACATCCGCGACTTGAATCGAATAATAGAGGCTTTAGAAGGAAAGTGA